TAAACTGGGGACCATATTATGTCGACGTCGTTCAAAGTGTCATTGATGGCAAATGGAAGTCAAAAGCAGTGTTTGGCGGTCTGAAAGATGGGATGGTGGATATCGCTCCGTTTGGTAAAAATGTACCGAAGGATGTACAGGATTTTGTTAATTCAAAGAAACAAGAAATGAAGGATGGCAAGTTTGATGTATTTGAGGGGCCACTTTATAATCAGTCAGGCAAGCAGATGTTATCTGAAGGAGAACAAATGCCTGATAAGGATATTCTTAGCATGAGTTGGTTTGTAAAAGGAATAAAGGGAACGATCCCAGAATAAATCGAAAGGATCAAGTCGATATGATGGTACAAGATCCAGTCTTAATCCAGCAATGGCATCCAGTATTTTTAGCAAAAGATTTAACAGAAAAACCCAATTCGGTAGAGATTCTTGGAGAAAAAGTAGTCGTGTTTCGAACAGAGCATGGTGTACATGCGTTTCGGGATCTATGTATTCACCGAGGAGTACCTCTTTCACTAGGAAAGGTAGTTAACAATGAAATTGTATGTCCATACCATGGCTGGAGCTACAATCATCACGGGAAATGCACCTGTATTCCAGCTCTGCCAAAGGATAAAACAATTCCTACAAAAGCTGTAGCAAAAGCCTATTCTTGTTGTGAAAAATTCGGACTCATCTGGGTTTGTTTAGGTAAGCCTGATCACGATACACCCAATATAGGAACGGAGTCACTGGATCATCCAGATTACGCAATAATTCAAATGGGACCTTATGAAGTAGATGCGGCTGGCCCTCGAGTCGTCGAAAATTTCCTTGATGTTTCCCATTTAATGTTTGTCCATGAGGGTCTATTAGGGGATAGCGATTTTGCGGAAATTGGTGATTACCAGGTCCATCAGGTTGATGGGGTACTCCTAACGGATGAAATATTCGTTTACCAGCCTGACCCTGATGGAAGAGGCTACGATGTTCAATCGAAATATACGTACAAGGTTTATCAGCCATTAATGGTTGGATTTACAAAAAAAATTACAGATTCTGAAGATTTTTTTCAATTGTTCATGATTGTCCTTCCGGTAAATGAGCATAAAAGTACGGCTTTTATGATTATGGAAAGAAATTATGCGTTAGATGAGGATGAACAGGTTTTTATCAATTTTCAAAATACGCTCATTGAACAAGACAGAGTCATTGTCGAAAATCAAAAACCAGAACTTCTACCACTTGATCTGCAAGCTGAACTCCACTTAAAAAGTGACCGGCTTAGTATTGCCTATCGGAAAATGCTACGAGAACAAGGGATAACGTTTGGTACGGAATAGGAAGCGGGAGGTAGAACTCCTGCTTCCGTTATAAAAAATTAAGATTGGGTCGAAATAAATGTTTTAACTAAATCCCAAACAGCCTTACCAAATTCTTTGCAAAAATGGTTAAAGCATAACAGGAGTCTTTTTGATTTTTCCTAATTGTGACGCCAGGATAACTTGATCACGACCATTGTTCTTCGCCTCATATAAAGCTACATCAGCAAAATGAACCATTTCCTGTAAAGAATTCTGCGCCTGATTGTTACAACATATCCCAATGCTAACGGTAATCGTCAATGTTTGCCCATTATCCAGCAAAAATGGCTGCTTATGACAAAGCTGAATGAATGACTTGGCAACCTTATCTGCCTCTTGTTCGGATGTATTTGGTAAATAAGCGATAAATTCTTCCCCACCATAGCGCCCAACAATTCCGTATTGATTAAACATATACTGTAATTGTTTTCCAAGAAAAACTAGTGCTTGGTCCCCAACCAAATGACCGAATTGATCATTAATGGTTTTAAAATAATCTACATCAATTAACAGGAGGGAATCCGGGTTTTTCTGTTTCCCTGATAACTTATATAATTCATTTGCCTTATTAAAAAACATTCCGCGATTAAATAATTTTGTTAATGGATCAAACATTGCCAGTTTTTTTAGGATCTCTTTTTCAATCGTCACTCGCTTAATTTTGTCAGCTAGACCAAGTGATAATAACATGACTTCAATAACCGCGCCTATTTTCGGGGCATAAAGTGAAATTGCTGTTAAAGGGATAACCTTATATCCAGCAAGTAAATTCAATGTGATTCCAACAATGAGAGGTACCCAAGCAATCATGTAATATTTTGCCTCACGCGTTGAAAATCGGAGAACAACGATAATCGATATAACCAATAGAGTAACAGCAGCTACTGCTGCCATACTCAATAACGTAGCTACCTTAACAGATAGAACAAATGGTGCAAGTAAAAACAATGAAAAAACGAATGATAATTTTTTAACAACCTTATGTAAAATAGGTATATGAACATCTAGTTGTAGGAAATGGCTCGTAAATAATAATGAAAAAATTGCAGTGAATAAAATAAAAAATGCATTCGACCTCAGAGCCCACCACGGGAAAGCTCCCCATAACCATTGAAAGGCAAATCCATCCCAAATTAATTGAACAAGCATAAATCCTAATAAAAACATAATATAGTAGAAATACGTTTTTTCTTTTAATGAAAAAAATAAAAAGCCATTATAGACAAGCATTGCCAGCATAATTCCATAATAGAGACCAAATACTGTTTGCGATAAATAGTTGTTCATTGAGAATGCAATTGGATCCCATAATGTAACAGGCGCCTGAAAGAAACTGTCAGTATTAATCTTTATAAAGTACGTTTTTGTTGAGTGAGTTGGTAATGGTAGAGTAAAGACCATATTCCTATGTTTTATCGTTCGAACATGAAAAGGGAATGCATAACCCATATTTTCGATGAGTTTAAGATTACCGTTTTTTTGTGTATATAAGGAAACCGCGCTTAAATGGGGTTTTTTAAGCTCTAGCACAATATTTTTCTTCTCTGCAGAAGGATTTTGAATAACAAGTTTTATCCAATAGGTTGCTTTAGATAAATCGCCCGATACCTTTGCATCTTCAATGGGGACAAACTGTTTATCTTGTACCAAAATCTCGCTTTTTGAGATTTTACTGGTTTGATCAACTAAAATCGTTAATTCATTTGTAACATCCATTTCCGAAAAGCTTTTAGGTAGAATGATT
The DNA window shown above is from Bacillus sp. T3 and carries:
- a CDS encoding diguanylate cyclase; translated protein: MKTCSYFKYFILLFSIFAIGSFIFFQQRCYASTNTKTIILPKSFSEMDVTNELTILVDQTSKISKSEILVQDKQFVPIEDAKVSGDLSKATYWIKLVIQNPSAEKKNIVLELKKPHLSAVSLYTQKNGNLKLIENMGYAFPFHVRTIKHRNMVFTLPLPTHSTKTYFIKINTDSFFQAPVTLWDPIAFSMNNYLSQTVFGLYYGIMLAMLVYNGFLFFSLKEKTYFYYIMFLLGFMLVQLIWDGFAFQWLWGAFPWWALRSNAFFILFTAIFSLLFTSHFLQLDVHIPILHKVVKKLSFVFSLFLLAPFVLSVKVATLLSMAAVAAVTLLVISIIVVLRFSTREAKYYMIAWVPLIVGITLNLLAGYKVIPLTAISLYAPKIGAVIEVMLLSLGLADKIKRVTIEKEILKKLAMFDPLTKLFNRGMFFNKANELYKLSGKQKNPDSLLLIDVDYFKTINDQFGHLVGDQALVFLGKQLQYMFNQYGIVGRYGGEEFIAYLPNTSEQEADKVAKSFIQLCHKQPFLLDNGQTLTITVSIGICCNNQAQNSLQEMVHFADVALYEAKNNGRDQVILASQLGKIKKTPVML
- a CDS encoding aromatic ring-hydroxylating dioxygenase subunit alpha, with the protein product MMVQDPVLIQQWHPVFLAKDLTEKPNSVEILGEKVVVFRTEHGVHAFRDLCIHRGVPLSLGKVVNNEIVCPYHGWSYNHHGKCTCIPALPKDKTIPTKAVAKAYSCCEKFGLIWVCLGKPDHDTPNIGTESLDHPDYAIIQMGPYEVDAAGPRVVENFLDVSHLMFVHEGLLGDSDFAEIGDYQVHQVDGVLLTDEIFVYQPDPDGRGYDVQSKYTYKVYQPLMVGFTKKITDSEDFFQLFMIVLPVNEHKSTAFMIMERNYALDEDEQVFINFQNTLIEQDRVIVENQKPELLPLDLQAELHLKSDRLSIAYRKMLREQGITFGTE